One stretch of Campylobacter sp. CCS1377 DNA includes these proteins:
- a CDS encoding BspA family leucine-rich repeat surface protein, with product MSKKELHEKLIFAIECQDVEGVIEAIREGAEVNDKVINRAYAFLESLEMEYADDKALYAGCTAKNSDQDYIYRIVSRYAKGQKLDTIINTMFNRKTNALKSKGEIITPKNKRELIKLMNKKRQYLGDIDISNIKDFSELFTDVIRTDFGGIELWDTNHVVNMNRMFEKFNFSKIKSGSPLFDWISNMDTSNVSDMGYMFAKSTGFDIDISKWNTSKVLNMSYMFLEAESFNQDISSWDTSNVLCMVHMFDGAKSFKQNIDNWDISGINKDYRKTNEKKYNFLNNEQLCDYKLYENCPTKPKWLMPCKKENGKYKPNTKLALILLAKDKNINLGDIDISNIDDLSLLFINCERDFSGIESWNTSHVVNMSNMFAYSNMNQDIGMWDTSKVTYMDGMFQNTPFNQNINNWNISNVKDLSSMFYCAEDFNQPLDKWDTSRVKSMHYMFYRALKFNQDIGLWNTSKVKDMNHMFSNAESFNQNINNWNVSNVKNMHGMFFYTKKFNQPLDKWDTGKVTNMASMFQSSKRFNQNISSWNVSHVKNFSYMFKKTEDFNQPLNGWDITGTTSLAYMFSHAKSFNSPLNEWDTSKIKDMTGMFQLTEKFNQPLSDWDVSNVETMHAMFSESKSFNQDISSWNLKSIKDLSYFLHKAEAYTYSLKSWRLNKRVVDKYYIVEGTNIEEPTWY from the coding sequence ATGAGCAAAAAAGAATTACACGAAAAGCTAATATTTGCTATTGAGTGTCAAGATGTTGAAGGTGTCATTGAAGCTATTAGAGAGGGTGCTGAAGTAAATGATAAAGTCATTAATAGAGCTTATGCATTTTTAGAAAGTTTAGAAATGGAATATGCCGATGATAAAGCCCTTTATGCTGGCTGCACTGCTAAAAATTCAGATCAGGATTATATTTATAGAATTGTTTCAAGATATGCTAAGGGGCAAAAGCTTGATACTATTATAAATACCATGTTTAATAGAAAAACTAATGCTCTTAAAAGTAAAGGGGAAATAATTACACCTAAAAATAAAAGAGAACTCATAAAACTAATGAATAAGAAAAGACAGTATTTAGGTGATATTGATATTTCAAATATTAAAGATTTTTCAGAATTATTTACAGATGTAATAAGAACAGATTTTGGTGGCATAGAACTTTGGGATACAAACCATGTGGTAAATATGAACAGAATGTTTGAAAAGTTTAATTTTAGTAAAATTAAAAGCGGCAGTCCTTTATTTGACTGGATAAGCAATATGGATACTTCCAATGTAAGTGATATGGGATATATGTTTGCTAAATCAACTGGTTTTGATATTGATATAAGCAAATGGAACACTTCCAAGGTATTAAATATGAGCTATATGTTTTTAGAAGCGGAAAGTTTTAATCAAGATATTAGTTCATGGGATACTTCTAATGTATTATGTATGGTACATATGTTTGATGGGGCGAAAAGCTTCAAACAAAATATAGATAACTGGGATATTAGTGGCATAAATAAAGATTACAGGAAAACTAATGAGAAAAAATATAATTTCTTAAATAATGAACAATTATGTGACTATAAACTATATGAAAACTGCCCTACTAAGCCTAAATGGCTCATGCCATGTAAAAAAGAAAATGGTAAGTATAAGCCTAATACAAAACTGGCATTAATATTACTTGCAAAAGATAAAAATATAAATCTTGGTGATATTGATATATCTAATATTGATGATTTATCCCTATTATTTATAAACTGTGAAAGAGATTTTAGTGGCATAGAATCATGGAATACAAGCCATGTGGTAAATATGAGCAATATGTTTGCATATAGCAATATGAACCAAGATATTGGTATGTGGGATACATCAAAAGTAACATATATGGACGGTATGTTCCAAAATACACCTTTTAACCAAAATATAAATAACTGGAATATATCTAATGTAAAAGATTTGAGCTCTATGTTTTATTGTGCAGAAGATTTTAATCAGCCTCTTGATAAGTGGGATACAAGCCGTGTAAAAAGTATGCATTATATGTTTTATAGAGCTTTAAAATTTAATCAAGATATTGGCTTATGGAACACATCAAAAGTAAAAGATATGAATCATATGTTTTCTAATGCAGAAAGTTTTAATCAAAATATTAATAACTGGAATGTATCTAATGTGAAAAATATGCATGGTATGTTTTTTTATACAAAAAAATTTAACCAGCCTCTTGATAAATGGGATACAGGCAAAGTTACAAATATGGCGTCAATGTTTCAATCAAGCAAAAGATTTAATCAAAATATCAGTTCATGGAATGTATCACATGTTAAAAATTTTTCATATATGTTTAAAAAAACAGAAGATTTTAACCAGCCTCTTAATGGGTGGGATATAACAGGTACAACATCATTAGCATATATGTTTAGTCACGCTAAATCTTTTAATTCACCACTTAATGAATGGGATACATCTAAAATAAAAGATATGACTGGCATGTTTCAACTAACCGAGAAATTTAACCAACCACTTAGTGACTGGGATGTATCAAATGTAGAAACTATGCATGCTATGTTTTCTGAAAGTAAAAGCTTTAATCAAGATATAAGCAGCTGGAATTTAAAAAGTATAAAAGATTTAAGCTATTTTTTACATAAAGCAGAAGCTTATACATACAGCCTTAAAAGCTGGCGACTTAATAAAAGAGTTGTTGATAAATATTATATAGTAGAAGGTACAAATATAGAAGAACCTACATGGTATTGA
- a CDS encoding phosphate ABC transporter ATP-binding protein: MGASGCGKSTFLRCFNRMNDKIAKIDGLVEIDNKDVKNQDVVVLRKNVGMVFQQPNVFVKSIYENISYAPKLHGMIKNKDDEEALVVDCLKKVGLYEEVKDKLKQNALALSGGQQQRLCIARALAIKPKLLLLDEPTSALDPISSGVIEELLKELSHNLSMIMVTHNMQQGKRVADFVAFFHLGELVEFSESKEFFENPKQEKTKAYLSGAFG, encoded by the coding sequence ATCGGTGCTTCAGGGTGTGGGAAATCAACATTTTTGCGTTGTTTTAATCGTATGAATGATAAAATCGCAAAAATTGATGGACTGGTAGAAATTGACAATAAAGATGTGAAAAATCAAGATGTAGTGGTTTTGCGTAAAAATGTGGGTATGGTTTTTCAACAACCCAATGTTTTTGTAAAAAGCATTTATGAAAATATTTCCTATGCGCCAAAACTTCATGGAATGATTAAAAATAAAGATGATGAAGAAGCTTTGGTGGTGGATTGTCTTAAAAAAGTAGGGTTATATGAAGAGGTAAAAGATAAATTAAAGCAAAATGCCTTAGCACTTTCGGGCGGACAGCAACAACGCCTTTGCATTGCAAGAGCTTTAGCGATAAAACCTAAACTTTTGCTTTTAGATGAGCCAACTTCTGCACTTGATCCTATAAGTTCAGGCGTTATTGAAGAGCTTTTAAAGGAATTAAGCCATAATCTTTCTATGATCATGGTGACACACAATATGCAACAAGGCAAACGCGTGGCTGATTTTGTAGCATTTTTTCATTTAGGAGAGCTTGTAGAATTTAGTGAAAGCAAGGAATTTTTTGAAAATCCAAAGCAAGAAAAAACCAAAGCATATTTAAGTGGTGCCTTTGGGTGA
- a CDS encoding RNA polymerase factor sigma-54 encodes MLKQKTSIAQKAKLSQTLRSWLPILQANIEDLKENLSEIAKDNPFVSVEENSQNFKLPKKQHFENFHKNSISDTLEALSVDKKSVYELLNEQIIPPLFPTQKSQEIAEKIISCLNHEGYFEFDDEVFVGITQEDLEKVRVRFKYLDPLGVGAKDYKEALLFCLDNEELEDELYEFSKKLILNFENIHEFIKEPLYKTALRLIKKFSTPPFLEYFEDSNHVVPDIFVYRENDEIKVKINDDYYPEICLQTDDLNHEFLNSYIKEAKNLIDALEMRKATLYKIGLMIIEHQYDFFLGGDIKPMRLKDLAQDLERNASTISRAIANKYLSCDRGLIPLKQFFATALDDGETSNASVKDYICALIKKENHKKPLSDLKLLELASKEFKIEIGRRTITKYRKQMGIASSSQRKKLYSLE; translated from the coding sequence ATGCTAAAACAAAAAACTTCTATCGCTCAAAAGGCTAAATTATCACAAACCTTGCGTTCTTGGCTTCCTATTTTGCAAGCTAATATTGAAGATTTAAAAGAAAATTTAAGTGAAATTGCTAAGGATAATCCTTTTGTTAGCGTGGAAGAAAATTCGCAAAATTTTAAACTTCCTAAAAAACAGCATTTTGAAAATTTTCATAAAAATTCAATTTCAGATACGCTAGAGGCTTTAAGTGTTGATAAAAAAAGTGTTTATGAGCTTTTAAACGAACAAATTATTCCTCCACTTTTTCCTACTCAAAAATCTCAAGAAATTGCAGAAAAAATTATTTCTTGTTTAAATCATGAAGGATATTTTGAATTTGATGATGAGGTGTTTGTAGGGATCACTCAAGAAGATTTAGAAAAGGTTAGGGTGAGATTTAAGTATCTTGATCCTTTGGGTGTTGGTGCTAAGGATTATAAGGAAGCTTTACTTTTTTGTCTTGATAATGAAGAGCTTGAAGATGAACTTTATGAATTTAGCAAAAAATTAATTTTAAATTTTGAAAATATACACGAATTTATCAAAGAACCTTTATATAAAACAGCTTTGCGTTTAATTAAAAAATTTTCTACTCCACCTTTTTTGGAATATTTTGAAGATAGTAACCATGTAGTGCCTGATATTTTTGTGTATAGAGAAAATGATGAAATTAAAGTGAAAATTAATGATGATTATTATCCAGAAATTTGTTTGCAAACCGATGATTTAAATCATGAATTTTTAAATTCTTACATCAAAGAAGCAAAAAATCTCATTGATGCTTTAGAGATGCGTAAGGCAACTTTATATAAGATAGGGCTTATGATTATTGAACATCAGTATGATTTCTTTTTGGGTGGAGATATTAAGCCAATGCGCCTAAAAGATTTAGCTCAAGATTTAGAACGCAATGCTTCGACGATTTCAAGAGCTATTGCGAATAAATATTTAAGTTGCGATCGTGGTTTAATTCCTTTAAAGCAGTTTTTTGCTACAGCATTGGATGATGGAGAAACTTCAAATGCCAGTGTAAAGGATTATATATGTGCTTTGATTAAAAAAGAAAATCACAAAAAGCCTTTGAGTGATCTTAAACTTCTTGAACTTGCAAGTAAAGAATTTAAGATTGAAATTGGCAGAAGAACTATTACAAAATACCGCAAACAAATGGGGATTGCAAGCTCTAGCCAAAGAAAAAAGCTTTATAGCTTAGAATAA